Proteins encoded together in one Rossellomorea sp. y25 window:
- a CDS encoding S8 family serine peptidase, with protein MNTGKLKPIFKGTVIASLLVSAGIPSGAIAVENFQNKQKNVEQMLMNLTDQQRKALKELEISPGFTISPEINQNSSEMVDVIVEFNQAPAKVEVAKQAVKGKRVSLSSAKEKAESEHDTFKKEWKKVKKLNRPDDEKMEEAKITKEFHAAFNGVAMTLPARAVQELLSTGVVKRVWKDNEVKLDLPQEAKEMNSGTPSNVDDSLSQIGADKLHQENITGEGIKVGVIDTGIDYNHPDLKVSYKGGYDFVDNDSDPMEATYQEWKDSGRPEFNGSSYYTYHGTHVSGSIAASKENSSPAAVKGVAPDVDLYAYRVLGPYGSGSTAAVMAGIDKSVTDGMDVINLSLGSNINDPLNPSSIAVNNAMLSGVVTVVSAGNTGPNEKTLGSPGSAALGITVGASDVSVTIPTITANSGGQEIKDMKLLAQNFTDNLEDLQNMTLPIIEVGIGAKSDFTNKDVVGKVAFIERGLITFDEKVQNAKDAGAKAAIIYNNVDGEIEAFIGEGTNYIPAFRISKAEGEQLKSQSEITFESLGSVKTGGDHLAEFSSRGPAHGNDDIKPDVVGPGVAISSTFPEFINHPEEGESYDAAYGRLSGTSMASPHVAGAAALIMQAHPEYTPFEVKEALMNTADEMNGDYSVNEVGAGRIDVHEAVHADTLVKVLDKTMHEQDGSLVEIDEETGSIAFGTHFKEEEGHIEDSRKVVIQNLNEKDTKEFITNVEFLPAKGQIQDAGKNGVEVTMPDTISVEKGKSAEIEPVIRVSEVAEIGRYEGYIHLVNSKNEEENYQIPFAIRVTDKGFEKMELTRPMITNDPINIHPYTTPYTNAIINLSSQLKTIDMLVRDGSGEAIGFMGTIDASHLMTGIDYWGEKIFTGLVYPFTNDPSQPISDKKVKLPEGIYTFEMIGYDEQGKAYSKDDIVMIDNTPPKVELSMEPGLYEVNDSMYTTEDGYDGQAIWLHGNVYDDAVDKLKEKGINIDQSIHGVLWWEYSFYNHLFLNLDSEGNFRFPAMKERIDSMTYLDTNLFAFNNATASEAYPQGIKNYKFIKEGAEYAVPTYDKEKLLMGDEITMTLNLNNIKQFASGEYNVPFYNKLLEFQNVKVNDTFKQYADEKGVKVNLDEPTLTTGNVKVGASIDQNGFLIDKDLPFLDVTFKVINDEYYAPDEITFETSSFKYKKTSDSSPTMIRVIKDKSFTILAGHSVVNGTINPEAFYKENGQLAASIDYSKLGAKVYAKAADGKTYEASEIFDNGYFTIDNLPLSEEEYEIYVKVPGHLTTKASAKLVKNVDGDLAGVRILVDTGKALAGDVNGDKVVDIQDAIVSVFSYGKENVGVNKGDINQDGKVDESDLRFIEKNFLEKGPDAKDNKKPKEKHGKVTLEKLFHSIGLETRN; from the coding sequence TAAGGGCACTGTAATTGCCAGTTTGTTAGTTTCCGCAGGTATTCCATCAGGAGCTATCGCTGTAGAAAATTTTCAGAATAAACAGAAAAACGTAGAACAGATGTTGATGAACTTAACGGATCAGCAAAGGAAGGCATTGAAAGAGCTGGAGATCTCGCCTGGATTCACCATATCGCCGGAGATAAACCAAAACAGCTCTGAAATGGTAGACGTAATCGTCGAATTTAATCAGGCTCCTGCAAAAGTAGAGGTCGCAAAGCAAGCTGTCAAAGGGAAAAGAGTGTCTCTATCTTCTGCAAAAGAAAAAGCTGAAAGCGAGCACGATACGTTCAAAAAAGAGTGGAAAAAGGTCAAAAAATTAAATAGACCAGATGATGAAAAAATGGAGGAGGCCAAGATAACGAAAGAATTCCATGCAGCTTTCAATGGGGTAGCGATGACGTTGCCGGCCAGGGCAGTTCAAGAGCTTCTCAGTACGGGAGTCGTGAAGCGAGTGTGGAAGGATAATGAAGTTAAGCTTGATCTCCCACAAGAGGCAAAAGAAATGAATTCAGGGACTCCATCCAATGTCGATGACAGTCTTTCACAAATTGGTGCGGACAAGCTTCACCAAGAGAATATTACAGGTGAGGGGATTAAAGTTGGGGTTATTGATACAGGTATTGACTATAACCATCCGGATTTAAAAGTCTCTTATAAAGGCGGATACGATTTTGTCGATAATGATTCAGATCCCATGGAGGCGACTTATCAGGAGTGGAAGGATTCCGGGAGACCTGAATTCAATGGTTCCAGTTATTATACATACCATGGAACACACGTATCAGGGTCCATCGCAGCATCCAAGGAAAACAGCTCTCCAGCAGCCGTAAAGGGGGTAGCCCCTGATGTCGATCTTTATGCATACCGAGTATTAGGTCCGTATGGGAGTGGGTCAACCGCTGCTGTAATGGCAGGTATTGATAAGTCGGTAACAGATGGTATGGATGTTATCAACCTGTCTCTAGGGTCTAATATCAATGACCCTCTTAATCCGTCGTCTATAGCGGTTAACAATGCAATGCTCTCTGGCGTTGTTACGGTAGTTTCGGCAGGTAACACAGGCCCTAATGAAAAAACACTGGGATCTCCAGGATCGGCTGCATTAGGAATAACAGTTGGTGCCAGCGATGTGTCAGTAACGATCCCGACCATTACTGCCAATTCGGGAGGTCAAGAAATTAAGGATATGAAGCTATTAGCACAAAATTTCACAGATAACTTGGAAGACCTCCAGAATATGACCCTTCCAATTATTGAAGTGGGAATCGGTGCAAAAAGCGATTTTACTAACAAAGATGTAGTTGGTAAGGTAGCGTTCATTGAGCGCGGCCTCATTACTTTCGATGAAAAAGTTCAAAATGCAAAAGATGCAGGTGCTAAAGCCGCGATTATTTATAACAATGTGGATGGTGAAATAGAAGCTTTTATAGGCGAAGGGACTAATTATATACCTGCTTTCCGCATATCAAAGGCTGAAGGGGAACAACTGAAATCACAATCAGAAATTACCTTTGAGTCGTTAGGAAGCGTCAAGACAGGGGGAGATCACTTAGCGGAATTCAGTTCGAGAGGGCCAGCTCACGGGAATGATGACATTAAACCAGATGTCGTAGGACCAGGTGTGGCGATATCCTCAACTTTTCCTGAGTTTATCAATCATCCTGAAGAGGGAGAAAGTTATGATGCTGCATATGGCCGTCTAAGTGGAACATCAATGGCCTCTCCTCACGTAGCAGGTGCTGCAGCACTCATCATGCAAGCTCATCCCGAATACACACCTTTTGAAGTGAAGGAAGCTTTGATGAATACTGCTGATGAAATGAATGGTGACTATTCCGTTAATGAAGTTGGCGCAGGCCGGATTGATGTCCATGAGGCAGTCCATGCGGATACATTGGTGAAGGTTCTGGACAAAACGATGCATGAACAAGATGGCAGCCTTGTCGAAATTGATGAAGAAACGGGTTCCATTGCTTTCGGCACTCACTTTAAAGAGGAAGAAGGACATATTGAAGACAGCAGAAAAGTCGTAATTCAAAATCTAAATGAAAAAGATACGAAGGAATTTATCACAAATGTTGAATTTTTACCGGCTAAGGGACAGATTCAAGATGCCGGCAAGAATGGGGTAGAAGTAACGATGCCCGATACGATTTCTGTAGAAAAAGGAAAATCTGCAGAAATTGAGCCGGTTATTCGTGTTTCAGAAGTTGCGGAAATCGGACGTTATGAAGGATACATTCACCTTGTCAATTCGAAAAATGAAGAAGAGAACTACCAAATCCCTTTTGCCATCCGTGTGACAGATAAGGGATTTGAGAAGATGGAATTGACAAGACCGATGATTACGAATGATCCCATTAATATTCATCCGTATACGACGCCATATACCAATGCAATCATCAATTTATCAAGCCAATTAAAGACGATTGATATGTTGGTGAGAGATGGATCAGGAGAAGCAATTGGATTTATGGGAACCATTGATGCAAGCCATTTAATGACAGGTATTGATTATTGGGGAGAAAAAATTTTTACTGGACTGGTATACCCATTCACCAATGATCCTTCGCAGCCGATTTCTGATAAAAAGGTGAAATTGCCGGAAGGTATTTATACGTTTGAAATGATTGGGTATGATGAGCAGGGTAAAGCATATAGTAAGGACGACATTGTTATGATTGACAATACGCCTCCAAAAGTAGAATTATCCATGGAACCTGGCCTTTATGAAGTGAATGATTCAATGTATACGACAGAAGATGGGTATGATGGCCAAGCAATATGGCTACATGGCAATGTATACGATGATGCCGTCGACAAGCTCAAAGAGAAAGGTATCAATATTGATCAATCAATCCATGGTGTACTTTGGTGGGAATACAGCTTCTATAATCATTTATTTCTTAACCTGGATAGTGAAGGAAACTTTAGATTCCCTGCTATGAAGGAAAGAATTGACAGTATGACCTATTTAGATACCAACCTGTTTGCCTTCAATAATGCTACAGCATCCGAAGCGTATCCACAAGGTATTAAAAATTACAAGTTCATAAAAGAAGGAGCTGAATATGCCGTTCCTACTTATGACAAAGAAAAGCTTCTTATGGGTGACGAAATTACAATGACATTGAATTTAAACAATATTAAGCAATTCGCCTCCGGGGAATACAACGTACCTTTTTATAATAAATTACTTGAATTTCAAAATGTCAAAGTCAATGATACATTTAAACAATATGCCGATGAAAAAGGCGTTAAAGTAAATCTGGATGAGCCAACATTAACTACTGGGAACGTTAAAGTAGGGGCTTCGATCGACCAAAATGGCTTCCTCATTGATAAAGATCTGCCATTCTTAGATGTCACATTTAAAGTCATTAATGATGAATACTATGCTCCAGATGAAATAACATTTGAAACGAGTTCCTTTAAGTATAAGAAAACATCAGATTCCAGTCCTACAATGATTCGTGTAATTAAAGACAAGTCATTTACAATTCTAGCCGGTCACTCTGTTGTGAATGGAACTATTAATCCTGAAGCTTTCTATAAGGAAAATGGACAATTGGCTGCTTCGATCGACTACTCTAAACTTGGTGCAAAAGTATATGCAAAAGCAGCAGATGGGAAAACATATGAAGCGTCTGAGATTTTCGACAATGGTTACTTTACAATCGATAATCTTCCATTATCAGAAGAAGAGTATGAAATCTATGTAAAGGTACCAGGTCACCTCACGACCAAAGCCTCGGCGAAATTAGTGAAAAACGTCGATGGAGATCTCGCCGGGGTACGGATCTTAGTAGATACGGGCAAAGCTCTGGCTGGCGATGTGAATGGGGATAAGGTGGTTGATATACAAGATGCGATCGTCTCGGTTTTCTCATATGGAAAAGAAAATGTAGGGGTTAACAAGGGAGACATAAACCAAGACGGAAAAGTAGATGAATCAGATCTTCGATTTATAGAAAAAAACTTCCTTGAAAAAGGGCCTGATGCCAAAGATAATAAAAAGCCAAAAGAAAAACATGGCAAGGTGACGTTGGAAAAATTATTCCATTCAATCGGTCTTGAAACAAGAAATTAG